From the Streptomyces sp. KMM 9044 genome, one window contains:
- a CDS encoding cold-shock protein produces the protein MATGTVKWFNSEKGFGFIEQDGGGADVFAHYSNIATSGFRELQEGQKVTFDVTQGQKGPQAENIVPA, from the coding sequence ATGGCCACCGGTACCGTGAAGTGGTTCAACTCGGAAAAGGGCTTCGGCTTCATCGAGCAGGACGGCGGCGGCGCCGACGTCTTCGCTCACTACTCGAACATTGCCACCTCGGGCTTCCGTGAGCTCCAGGAAGGCCAGAAGGTGACCTTCGACGTCACGCAGGGCCAGAAGGGCCCGCAGGCCGAGAACATCGTTCCCGCCTGA
- a CDS encoding AfsR/SARP family transcriptional regulator, whose product MKISVRLSGPVEVRAAGRSSDLGSTKTRLALAVLAWDAGRTVGVDTLIRRIWGEDPPVKAREALHAHVSRIRRALRIMGTDAPEIVSRTNSYVLNIDPGCVDLRRYTSCVDRARSLTGADDEEALRLLDRADELWRGEPLAGIVAPWAGQLRAALGEKNLAAAKTRAEILARAGRFAEAAQVLLPLAGEHPVDEALVEQLALALHGSSRTAEATRLLQRTRQRVVRDIGIDAGRRLHRVQQGILAGAPAAALLEHTGTGGHVPPRPDGSPPAAPAASAPALAPTPDNLPRDVPWVGRRDELQRFTSALREGSGTPGAVVTVEAIDGMGGVGKTALAVHAAHALRDRFPDGRLFLNLGGHAVDRSALAPERALAELLRLIGMDAKELPQSLDELVALWRTRVRERRMMVILDDAAGAAQVRPLLPGASPTAVVVTSRHRLPGLPGVRPVSLDVLPRGDAVALFEQRLGERRDTRTSDIEEIVRICGRLPLAIEIAASRLLARPSWSTSDLLGQLTGGSGDGRLSEIRDGERSITHVFALSYRSLDSLQRLGFRRAGLHFGAEFGPYAVAALTGLTVDVAERILEELLTRHLVSEPSPHRFAMHDLLRVFTRSLSGTESDMDTEADSREAVRALVDHYVRVADRADRLAYPYRSRIGMDTIGVSVTQGPQISTPHAAEQWLITESANLLDALDWTRQYGSEHQLAQTVHVLAGFLDMEGYLSLAEPLLRRAVTHWKAVGDDPARARALLDLGVVHTHGGRSGEALEAAREALGVARALQDPELEGECVRQLAMPLWQTGQYGLAQSLLKRTLPFQLKIGNLLHVARSHNLLGITELHMGQNREAMESFRSALSGFAGVGDDRGRYRTLNNIGELQQRMGDPEAAERTYREAISVAAGMGSKGDHATLHMNLASVLTILGEERRSPALAEEALALYESALRVLRSIGDLRGEAIALSGTGAAHRAAGRPERALPAHVAALALARRVQAAREEADILYDLALAEQDLGDLARAVGHLEDSLSVGRGIGARAEEERASRALGQARRRLGARGA is encoded by the coding sequence GTGAAGATCTCGGTTCGACTCTCGGGACCGGTCGAAGTGCGGGCCGCCGGCCGAAGCAGTGATCTCGGTTCCACCAAGACCCGCCTCGCCCTGGCCGTCCTCGCCTGGGACGCCGGCCGGACCGTGGGCGTCGACACCCTGATCCGCCGGATCTGGGGCGAGGATCCGCCGGTCAAGGCCAGGGAGGCCCTGCACGCCCATGTGTCGCGCATCCGCAGGGCCCTGCGGATCATGGGTACGGACGCTCCTGAGATCGTCAGCCGTACCAACTCCTATGTCCTGAACATCGACCCGGGGTGTGTGGACCTGCGCCGCTACACGAGCTGCGTCGACCGGGCCCGTTCCCTGACCGGCGCCGACGACGAGGAGGCCCTGCGCCTCCTCGACCGGGCGGACGAACTCTGGCGCGGGGAACCTCTCGCCGGGATCGTGGCTCCCTGGGCCGGACAGCTGCGTGCCGCCCTAGGGGAGAAGAACCTGGCCGCGGCCAAGACCCGGGCCGAGATACTCGCCAGGGCAGGCAGGTTCGCCGAGGCGGCGCAGGTACTGCTGCCCCTGGCCGGGGAACACCCGGTCGACGAGGCTCTGGTCGAGCAGCTGGCGCTCGCGCTCCACGGCAGCAGCCGCACGGCCGAGGCGACGAGACTGCTGCAGCGGACACGGCAACGGGTCGTCCGCGACATCGGCATCGACGCAGGACGCCGGCTGCACCGGGTCCAGCAGGGAATTCTGGCCGGGGCCCCGGCGGCGGCGCTGCTGGAGCACACCGGAACCGGCGGGCACGTCCCGCCCCGTCCGGACGGCAGTCCTCCTGCCGCGCCCGCGGCCTCCGCCCCTGCCCTCGCTCCCACGCCGGACAATCTGCCGCGCGACGTCCCCTGGGTCGGGCGGCGCGACGAGCTGCAGCGGTTCACCTCCGCCCTCCGGGAGGGAAGCGGTACACCGGGCGCGGTGGTCACCGTTGAGGCGATCGACGGAATGGGGGGCGTCGGCAAGACGGCGCTTGCCGTCCACGCGGCGCACGCACTACGAGACCGGTTTCCGGACGGGCGCCTCTTCCTGAACCTCGGCGGACATGCCGTGGACCGGTCCGCACTGGCCCCCGAGCGTGCGCTGGCCGAACTCCTGCGCCTGATCGGCATGGACGCCAAGGAACTCCCGCAGAGCCTCGACGAACTGGTCGCGCTCTGGCGCACCAGGGTGCGGGAGCGCCGCATGATGGTGATCCTGGACGACGCGGCCGGTGCCGCGCAGGTACGGCCGCTCCTTCCCGGGGCGTCCCCGACGGCGGTCGTCGTGACCAGCCGACACCGCCTCCCCGGGCTTCCGGGCGTACGACCGGTGTCCCTGGACGTGCTGCCGCGCGGCGACGCGGTCGCCCTCTTCGAACAGCGGCTCGGCGAGCGACGCGACACCCGGACGTCCGACATCGAGGAGATCGTCCGTATCTGCGGCCGATTACCCCTGGCGATCGAGATCGCCGCGAGCCGCCTTCTCGCCCGTCCTTCATGGAGTACGTCCGACCTGCTCGGACAGTTGACCGGTGGCAGCGGGGACGGACGGCTGTCCGAGATCCGTGACGGTGAACGGTCGATCACGCACGTGTTCGCGCTCTCGTACCGTTCGCTGGACTCCTTGCAGCGGCTGGGGTTCCGCAGGGCCGGCCTGCACTTCGGGGCGGAGTTCGGGCCGTACGCGGTGGCGGCGCTGACCGGTCTCACCGTCGACGTGGCCGAGCGCATCCTGGAGGAACTCCTCACCCGCCACCTCGTTTCCGAGCCTTCCCCGCACCGTTTCGCCATGCATGATCTTCTTCGGGTGTTCACGCGATCACTGTCCGGGACCGAATCGGACATGGATACGGAGGCTGATTCCCGGGAAGCGGTACGTGCTCTGGTGGATCACTATGTGCGCGTCGCGGACCGTGCCGACCGACTGGCCTATCCGTACCGCTCCCGCATCGGCATGGACACCATCGGTGTTTCTGTCACGCAGGGGCCGCAGATATCCACTCCCCATGCGGCCGAGCAATGGCTGATCACCGAGAGCGCCAATCTGCTGGACGCGCTGGACTGGACGCGTCAATACGGTTCCGAACATCAACTGGCTCAGACAGTGCACGTATTGGCAGGGTTTCTCGACATGGAGGGGTACCTCTCCCTGGCCGAACCGTTGTTGCGCCGGGCCGTCACGCACTGGAAGGCGGTCGGTGACGATCCGGCGCGGGCGCGGGCCCTGCTCGACCTCGGCGTCGTGCACACGCACGGAGGCCGGTCCGGGGAGGCCCTGGAGGCGGCCCGCGAGGCGCTGGGCGTGGCACGCGCCCTCCAGGACCCCGAACTCGAGGGTGAGTGCGTGCGCCAGCTGGCGATGCCGTTGTGGCAGACGGGGCAGTACGGGCTGGCGCAGTCCCTGTTGAAGAGGACTCTTCCTTTTCAGTTGAAAATAGGAAACCTTTTGCATGTGGCGCGCAGTCATAATCTCCTGGGCATCACCGAGCTCCACATGGGACAGAATCGGGAAGCGATGGAATCTTTCCGGTCCGCCCTTTCCGGTTTCGCCGGCGTCGGAGACGACCGGGGGAGATATCGCACGCTGAATAATATAGGGGAACTGCAGCAGAGAATGGGTGATCCAGAAGCCGCGGAGAGAACCTACCGAGAGGCGATAAGCGTGGCTGCGGGGATGGGGAGCAAGGGGGATCACGCCACGCTCCACATGAATCTGGCGAGCGTTCTGACCATTCTCGGGGAGGAAAGGAGATCTCCTGCCCTCGCCGAAGAGGCCCTCGCGCTCTACGAAAGCGCCCTGCGGGTGCTGCGGAGCATAGGAGACCTGCGGGGAGAGGCGATCGCTCTCAGTGGAACGGGTGCGGCCCATCGCGCGGCCGGTCGCCCCGAGCGGGCCCTGCCCGCGCATGTCGCCGCTCTCGCCTTGGCGCGCCGGGTGCAAGCCGCACGTGAAGAAGCCGACATCCTCTACGACTTGGCGCTGGCGGAGCAGGACCTGGGGGACCTGGCACGGGCCGTCGGCCACCTGGAGGACAGTCTGTCGGTCGGCCGTGGCATCGGTGCCCGTGCCGAGGAGGAGCGCGCGTCGCGCGCGCTGGGGCAGGCGCGCCGCCGGCTCGGCGCCCGCGGAGCGTAG
- a CDS encoding MerR family transcriptional regulator, giving the protein MLSESQPYAGTRQPVDDRLPVADRLDDDHFPAYTMGRAAELVGATPAFLRALGGTGLIAPMRSDGGHRRYSRHQLKLAARARELVDQGTPVEAACRIIGLEERLERIERDYEELRRRSEHAVRRHQ; this is encoded by the coding sequence ATGCTCTCGGAGAGTCAGCCGTATGCCGGTACCCGGCAGCCGGTGGATGACCGGCTCCCCGTCGCCGACCGGCTCGACGACGATCATTTCCCGGCCTACACCATGGGCAGGGCCGCCGAACTGGTCGGAGCGACGCCCGCCTTCCTCCGTGCCCTGGGCGGGACGGGGCTGATCGCCCCGATGCGTTCGGATGGCGGTCACCGCCGTTACTCGCGCCATCAGCTGAAGCTCGCCGCCAGGGCGCGCGAACTCGTCGACCAGGGGACCCCGGTCGAGGCCGCGTGCCGCATCATCGGCCTGGAGGAGCGGCTGGAGCGGATCGAGCGGGACTACGAGGAACTGCGCCGACGGAGCGAGCATGCCGTGCGCCGGCACCAGTGA
- a CDS encoding nucleoside hydrolase — MPNGLPIPVIIDCDTGVDDALALLFAVRHPGIDLRAVTCVAGNTDVDGVVRNTLTVLETAGAPAVPVARGAERPLLETSRSAAHVHGRDGMGDLGLPAPRRTPADVDAVTLLRHEILASPRPVTLVPIAPPTNIALLLRTHPEVTRNIERIVFMGGAAGAGNATPVAEFNVWHDPEAAAILLTAGVPITMYGLDVFNRVVVSAAEVHRLRASPEPGSRLAGDLLAHHPAAPGTTDGGTAVHATAVHADGPDETAGGLGDAGALCAVVDPEGLATHRLPVEVSLAPGPARGQTVVDRRSRVGESELRAGTREQALVDVGLDVDVPRYVKLYLETVEAGSRGTR; from the coding sequence GTGCCGAACGGTCTGCCCATTCCGGTGATCATCGACTGCGACACGGGTGTCGACGACGCCCTCGCCCTGCTGTTTGCCGTCCGCCACCCCGGGATCGACCTGCGCGCGGTGACCTGCGTGGCCGGCAACACGGACGTGGACGGCGTCGTACGCAACACCCTCACCGTGCTGGAGACGGCGGGGGCACCCGCCGTGCCCGTTGCGCGGGGCGCCGAGCGCCCGCTGCTCGAAACCTCTCGCTCCGCGGCCCACGTCCACGGCCGCGACGGAATGGGCGACCTGGGTCTGCCCGCCCCGCGGCGCACCCCGGCCGACGTGGACGCGGTGACCCTGCTGCGCCACGAGATCCTCGCCTCCCCGCGCCCGGTCACCCTGGTGCCCATCGCTCCGCCGACCAACATCGCCCTGCTGCTGCGGACACACCCCGAGGTCACCCGCAACATCGAGCGGATCGTGTTCATGGGCGGCGCGGCTGGTGCCGGCAACGCCACCCCGGTCGCCGAGTTCAACGTCTGGCACGACCCTGAGGCCGCCGCGATCCTGCTCACCGCCGGGGTGCCGATCACGATGTACGGCCTGGACGTGTTCAACCGGGTCGTCGTTTCGGCGGCCGAGGTGCACAGGCTGCGCGCGAGCCCCGAACCGGGCTCCCGCCTGGCCGGTGACCTGCTCGCCCACCACCCCGCGGCCCCGGGCACCACCGACGGCGGCACCGCCGTCCACGCCACCGCCGTCCACGCCGACGGCCCCGACGAGACGGCGGGCGGGCTCGGCGACGCGGGCGCGCTGTGCGCGGTCGTCGACCCGGAGGGCCTGGCCACCCACCGGCTCCCCGTCGAGGTCTCCCTGGCCCCCGGCCCGGCCCGCGGCCAGACGGTGGTCGACCGCCGCTCCCGCGTCGGCGAGTCCGAACTCCGCGCGGGCACGCGCGAGCAGGCCCTCGTGGACGTGGGGCTGGACGTGGACGTCCCGCGCTACGTGAAGCTCTACCTGGAGACCGTCGAGGCGGGCAGCCGCGGAACCCGCTGA
- a CDS encoding antibiotic biosynthesis monooxygenase family protein, whose amino-acid sequence MSIVKINVLTVPEEQRETLEKRFAARAGAVEGSDGFEWFELLRPVEGTDTYLVYTRWRTEEDFQAWTAGRGQATHGGGGGAQGDRPKPAATDATLWSFEVVQQTGPKQA is encoded by the coding sequence ATGAGCATCGTCAAGATCAACGTACTCACGGTCCCGGAAGAGCAGCGGGAGACGCTGGAGAAGCGGTTCGCCGCACGGGCGGGCGCGGTGGAGGGTTCGGACGGATTCGAGTGGTTCGAGCTGCTCCGTCCGGTGGAAGGCACCGACACCTACCTCGTCTACACCCGCTGGCGGACCGAGGAGGACTTCCAGGCCTGGACGGCCGGCCGCGGCCAGGCCACGCACGGCGGTGGTGGCGGTGCGCAGGGCGACCGCCCGAAGCCCGCGGCCACCGACGCGACGCTGTGGTCGTTCGAGGTGGTCCAGCAGACCGGCCCCAAGCAGGCCTGA
- a CDS encoding tetratricopeptide repeat protein, producing MPVPQSGRAAALSSAMAACAADRETPAWRELTHAVRAAVRAERARGRTVAPASDQTVALLWSLVAPDTAPTVLQRLAARLDDLASRDPDTERALTDWLRRHPPAPAGSGPANVIGGTAVLHGPSVQARDIHGGVHIHQTPGPAAASRQPLPVPRQLPPSNRHFLDREDDRRALDDLLARRSPHASPLVVVSGFAGVGKTALVSRWLHQHESRFPDGHLYADLGGHADDKDPGPLAPATVLEGFLFALGARSVPATTTQRSALWRSVTSGLRLAVFLDNAFTAAQVRPLLLGSPAGLTVVTARSHLTGLRVDGAAVHHLDALPPESAVELLALGGGRRVAHEPAAARDVVTLCGRLPLAVALASAQLAVRPHRSVSALAESLARGEGPLDALHIEGEPVMRTALDTSYGLLPDDGATLYRRMGLLPTDRYDHFMLTAVADDAITAGAAVDALVEASLLEETRPGTYRFHDLVRPHARRLGEEEEAENTGRRGRTLRRFVDWCLATATVAEGMLTPSHRMAHPDGAPDAERAVAPTPLAGPEEALAWLDTHRGSLMGAVRHCARVGWDTSCWRLTDRAWPLFLRLRPSEMWIEAHRLGLDAARRSGSRQGEGRMLTSGAIGLRDAGQYDEAADWYRQALDHATADGDLRQQAQAVNGLGHIGLLTERLEEAQAHFEHALRLRESIGYRRGAALSRMRLGETALAGNAFGAAAGHLRQAYTELESLEEDYEATRALALLGHVLVEGRNQDEGTRRLREALARFRAGGTRSRHWEGRSLEWLGRAAESRGDTEEADLCYEAARDLFRRVSPGDAERVEARLRHL from the coding sequence ATGCCAGTCCCCCAGTCCGGCAGAGCGGCGGCGCTGTCGTCGGCCATGGCCGCGTGCGCGGCCGACCGGGAGACACCGGCATGGCGCGAACTGACCCACGCCGTACGAGCCGCGGTCCGGGCGGAGCGAGCGAGGGGACGGACCGTGGCTCCGGCATCGGATCAGACCGTGGCCCTGCTCTGGTCCCTGGTGGCGCCGGACACGGCTCCCACGGTGCTGCAGCGACTGGCCGCGCGGCTGGACGACCTGGCTTCGCGTGACCCCGACACGGAAAGGGCTCTGACGGACTGGTTACGACGCCACCCTCCCGCCCCGGCCGGTTCCGGTCCCGCCAACGTCATCGGCGGGACGGCCGTACTGCACGGCCCGAGCGTGCAGGCCCGGGACATCCACGGCGGTGTCCACATCCACCAGACTCCCGGACCGGCCGCTGCCTCCCGTCAACCGCTGCCCGTCCCACGGCAGCTGCCTCCGTCGAACAGGCACTTCCTGGACCGCGAGGACGACAGGCGTGCCCTGGACGACCTGCTGGCCCGGCGTTCCCCGCATGCCTCCCCCCTCGTGGTGGTCAGCGGATTCGCCGGTGTCGGAAAGACCGCCCTCGTCTCGCGCTGGCTGCACCAGCACGAGAGCCGATTTCCCGACGGCCACCTGTACGCCGACCTGGGTGGGCACGCCGACGACAAAGACCCCGGTCCCCTCGCACCCGCCACCGTCCTGGAGGGGTTCCTCTTCGCCCTCGGGGCCCGCTCGGTCCCTGCCACCACCACACAGCGGTCGGCGCTGTGGCGTTCGGTGACCTCGGGACTGAGACTGGCCGTCTTCCTGGACAACGCCTTCACGGCGGCCCAGGTGCGCCCTCTCCTGCTCGGTTCACCCGCCGGGCTCACCGTGGTGACCGCCAGAAGCCACCTCACCGGACTGCGCGTCGACGGTGCGGCCGTACACCACCTGGACGCCCTCCCACCGGAGTCGGCCGTCGAACTCCTCGCCCTCGGCGGTGGCCGGCGCGTCGCGCACGAGCCCGCCGCCGCGCGCGACGTGGTGACGCTGTGCGGACGGTTGCCGCTCGCCGTCGCCCTGGCATCCGCCCAGCTCGCCGTCCGCCCCCACCGTTCCGTGTCCGCCCTCGCCGAGAGCCTTGCCCGGGGCGAGGGACCACTCGACGCGCTGCACATCGAGGGAGAACCCGTGATGCGTACGGCGTTGGACACCTCGTACGGCCTGCTGCCCGACGACGGCGCGACACTCTACCGGCGGATGGGACTGCTGCCCACGGACCGCTACGACCACTTCATGCTGACCGCGGTCGCCGACGACGCGATCACCGCCGGCGCGGCCGTCGACGCCCTCGTGGAGGCGAGTCTCCTGGAGGAGACTCGCCCGGGAACGTACCGCTTCCACGACCTGGTCCGCCCGCATGCCCGTCGCCTCGGCGAGGAGGAAGAGGCGGAGAACACCGGGCGGCGTGGACGCACGCTGCGCCGGTTCGTGGACTGGTGCCTCGCCACCGCGACCGTCGCGGAGGGCATGCTCACCCCCAGCCACCGCATGGCGCATCCGGACGGAGCTCCCGACGCCGAGCGGGCCGTCGCCCCTACTCCGCTCGCCGGCCCGGAGGAAGCACTGGCCTGGCTCGACACGCATCGAGGCAGTCTGATGGGCGCCGTACGGCACTGCGCCCGAGTGGGGTGGGACACCTCCTGCTGGCGGTTGACGGACCGGGCATGGCCGCTCTTCCTGCGGCTGCGGCCCTCCGAGATGTGGATCGAGGCGCACCGCCTCGGCCTCGACGCGGCACGCCGGAGCGGGTCCAGGCAAGGCGAGGGCCGCATGCTGACCTCCGGCGCGATCGGCCTGCGCGACGCCGGGCAGTACGACGAAGCGGCCGACTGGTACCGGCAGGCGCTCGATCACGCCACCGCGGACGGTGACCTACGGCAACAGGCCCAGGCCGTCAACGGGCTCGGGCACATCGGCCTGCTGACCGAGCGGCTCGAAGAGGCACAGGCGCACTTCGAACACGCACTGCGGCTGCGGGAGTCGATCGGCTACCGGCGGGGAGCCGCGCTCTCCCGCATGCGTCTCGGTGAAACCGCCCTGGCGGGCAACGCCTTCGGCGCGGCCGCCGGGCATCTGAGACAGGCGTACACCGAGCTGGAGTCTCTGGAAGAGGACTACGAGGCGACTCGTGCACTGGCGCTCCTCGGCCATGTCCTGGTCGAGGGCCGGAACCAGGACGAAGGCACCCGGCGACTGCGCGAGGCACTGGCGAGGTTCCGTGCGGGCGGCACCCGGTCCCGGCACTGGGAGGGGCGCTCCCTGGAATGGCTCGGCCGGGCCGCGGAGTCCCGGGGCGACACGGAGGAAGCAGACCTCTGTTACGAGGCCGCCCGCGACCTCTTCCGGCGAGTGAGCCCCGGGGACGCCGAACGCGTCGAAGCCCGGCTGCGGCACCTGTGA
- a CDS encoding DUF6479 family protein has protein sequence MSTATYELLAAGQHVLNLLAAFVGGLVVAGALIWAVRVGMKVMDQEELRPRPEEQPCLPESGAVHEMREMREPDEMPMAPRNGERLMPYQLHHSSTRTGKDQRRKRWLPGSSGAFGSGGPGHV, from the coding sequence ATGAGTACGGCAACGTATGAACTGCTGGCTGCAGGTCAGCACGTACTGAATCTGCTCGCGGCCTTCGTCGGTGGGCTGGTCGTGGCCGGCGCGTTGATCTGGGCCGTACGCGTCGGGATGAAGGTCATGGACCAGGAGGAACTCCGCCCCCGCCCCGAGGAACAGCCGTGCCTGCCGGAGAGCGGCGCGGTCCACGAGATGCGGGAGATGCGGGAGCCGGACGAGATGCCGATGGCACCGAGAAACGGCGAACGGCTCATGCCCTACCAGCTCCATCACTCCTCCACCAGAACGGGGAAGGACCAGCGACGGAAGCGCTGGCTGCCCGGATCGAGCGGGGCGTTCGGCAGTGGAGGCCCGGGACACGTGTGA
- a CDS encoding extracellular solute-binding protein, whose amino-acid sequence MTRPRTPTAGPAVLLLALLLVVCAACTGGGTRGTDDGGPGGTAAGSAAPGDVTGHIVVASGRDVTGKNGIRQQLIDAWNLREQRGNSGFRARLVELPGSADEQRSQLLGALQSRSAAYDVVNLDVTWVPEFATADLIEPLPRNLVDADIIPSVAGTAWWDGEVYAVPFNSDVGLLYYRRDYLKRAGVERLDLGSDLKWNELRGLVEALDAESVPDAYEKGWTTQLAAYEGRTVNAVEAFASAVPGLELVDEKGRYTGDVDELTDGIAELRRRTETAYTLQDAHSSDEDASLSDFAEGRTAFLRHWPSEYRTLYRTFSEGRLGVAPLPGRAVLGGQNLAVTGVSQRKSKAAELIRFLTGKESERCLLEAGFAATRASAYEGGERCTVVGPGPSVSPTGEGADPVPRDAGGRPAYARDILLPALRKAVHRPRTPLYGAFTQTFITRLGPLHGDGAPSDEVLAEQLDKALRKALPR is encoded by the coding sequence GCCGCCCCGGGCGACGTGACCGGCCACATCGTGGTCGCCAGCGGCCGGGACGTCACCGGCAAGAACGGCATACGCCAGCAGCTCATCGACGCCTGGAACCTCCGTGAGCAGCGAGGGAACTCCGGCTTCCGGGCCCGCCTGGTCGAGCTTCCCGGCAGCGCCGACGAACAGCGCAGCCAGCTGCTCGGCGCCCTGCAGTCCCGCAGCGCCGCCTACGACGTGGTCAACCTAGACGTGACCTGGGTGCCGGAGTTCGCCACCGCGGACCTGATCGAACCGCTGCCCCGGAACCTGGTCGACGCCGACATCATCCCCTCCGTGGCCGGCACGGCCTGGTGGGACGGGGAGGTGTACGCGGTGCCGTTCAACAGTGACGTCGGCCTGCTGTACTACCGGCGCGACTACCTGAAGCGGGCCGGGGTCGAGCGCCTCGACCTCGGCAGCGACCTCAAATGGAACGAGCTGCGGGGTCTCGTCGAGGCCCTGGACGCCGAGTCGGTCCCGGACGCCTACGAGAAGGGCTGGACCACTCAGCTCGCCGCCTACGAGGGCCGTACGGTCAACGCGGTGGAGGCGTTCGCGTCCGCGGTGCCGGGCCTCGAGCTGGTCGACGAGAAGGGCCGCTACACCGGCGACGTCGACGAGCTGACCGACGGGATCGCGGAGCTGCGGCGCCGCACCGAGACGGCGTACACCCTCCAGGACGCCCATTCTTCCGACGAGGACGCGTCCCTGAGCGACTTCGCCGAGGGCCGCACCGCGTTCCTGCGCCACTGGCCGTCGGAGTACCGCACGCTGTACCGGACCTTCTCCGAGGGCCGGCTCGGCGTCGCCCCGCTGCCCGGCCGGGCGGTGCTCGGCGGGCAGAACCTCGCGGTCACCGGTGTGTCGCAGCGCAAGAGCAAGGCGGCCGAGCTGATCCGGTTCCTCACCGGGAAGGAGAGCGAGCGCTGCCTGCTGGAGGCGGGCTTCGCGGCGACCCGCGCCTCGGCCTATGAGGGCGGCGAGCGGTGCACCGTCGTCGGTCCCGGGCCCTCGGTGTCCCCCACGGGCGAGGGGGCCGACCCGGTCCCGCGGGACGCGGGCGGCCGTCCTGCCTACGCCCGCGACATCCTCCTGCCCGCCCTGCGGAAGGCGGTCCACCGGCCGAGGACCCCGTTGTACGGCGCGTTCACCCAGACGTTCATCACGCGGCTCGGCCCGCTGCACGGCGACGGCGCGCCGTCGGACGAGGTCCTGGCCGAGCAACTGGACAAAGCCCTGCGCAAGGCGCTCCCGCGCTAG